One genomic segment of Streptomyces niveus includes these proteins:
- a CDS encoding ROK family transcriptional regulator: MGRLTGGDPSLLRRINSAVVLHALRGADCPTFTDLTRITGLSRPTVEGVVEGLMETGLVMEAAPGEGEARRQGRPARRFRFRAEAGHLLGIEIGPHRVAALLSGLDGRIIGASSREATETASADERLDRVRVVVSDVLRRAGVARSSLRAVGVGSPGIVEADGTVRLGTALPEWTGLALGERLRRSFRCPVLVENDANAAAVAEHWKGAATDSDDIVFVLAGLSPGAGSLIGGRLHRGFGGAAGEIGALHLLGREVTPEKLLSTTDEPLHPLDERAVARVFALTKQGDVGAQQAMERFIQRLVHDVAALVLALDPELVVIGGWAAGLDGVLDPLRDELSRYCLRPPRVTLSLLGEAAVATGALRLALDHVEEQLFAVDATVTARR; encoded by the coding sequence GTGGGGCGGCTGACCGGCGGGGACCCTTCCTTGTTGCGGCGGATCAACTCCGCGGTGGTGCTGCACGCCCTGCGGGGCGCCGACTGCCCCACCTTCACCGATCTGACCCGGATCACCGGTCTGTCGCGGCCCACGGTCGAGGGTGTCGTCGAAGGGCTGATGGAGACCGGCCTCGTCATGGAGGCCGCGCCGGGCGAGGGCGAGGCCCGCAGACAGGGCCGTCCCGCGCGGAGGTTCCGGTTCCGGGCCGAGGCCGGGCATCTGCTGGGCATCGAGATCGGGCCGCACCGGGTCGCCGCGCTGCTGTCGGGTCTCGACGGCCGGATCATCGGGGCCAGTTCGCGCGAGGCCACGGAGACCGCGTCGGCGGACGAGCGGCTGGACCGGGTGCGGGTCGTCGTCTCCGACGTGCTGCGCCGCGCGGGGGTGGCGCGCAGTTCGCTGCGGGCCGTCGGCGTCGGCAGCCCCGGCATCGTGGAGGCCGACGGGACAGTGCGGCTCGGTACGGCGCTGCCCGAGTGGACGGGCCTGGCGCTCGGCGAGCGGCTGCGCCGCTCGTTCCGCTGTCCGGTGCTGGTGGAGAACGACGCCAACGCGGCGGCCGTGGCCGAGCACTGGAAGGGCGCGGCGACCGACTCGGACGACATCGTGTTCGTGCTGGCCGGTCTCAGCCCGGGGGCGGGATCGCTGATCGGCGGCCGGCTGCACCGTGGCTTCGGCGGCGCGGCGGGTGAGATCGGGGCGCTGCATCTGCTGGGGCGCGAGGTGACACCGGAGAAGCTGCTGTCGACGACGGACGAGCCGCTGCATCCGCTCGACGAGCGGGCGGTGGCCCGCGTGTTCGCGCTGACGAAGCAGGGTGACGTCGGGGCGCAGCAGGCGATGGAGCGGTTCATCCAGCGGCTGGTCCACGACGTGGCCGCCCTGGTCCTGGCGCTCGACCCCGAGCTGGTGGTCATCGGCGGCTGGGCGGCCGGCCTCGACGGCGTACTCGACCCACTGCGCGACGAGCTGTCCCGTTACTGTCTGCGCCCGCCCCGGGTGACGCTGTCGCTGCTGGGCGAGGCGGCGGTGGCCACGGGAGCGCTGCGTCTGGCGCTGGACCATGTCGAGGAACAACTGTTCGCGGTCGACGCGACGGTGACGGCCCGCCGCTGA
- a CDS encoding SGNH/GDSL hydrolase family protein, translated as MEKNATYTSLVALGDSFTEGMSDLQPDGSYRGWADLLAARLAARTPGFRYANLAVRGKLIGQILDEQVDAAAAMRADVVTLVGGLNDTLRPKYDPGLVLGKLEESVERLAPACGRLVLMHSPVRRGPVTERFKSRWESLFTFIDELAARHNAVVVDLYGARVLGEQRMWDADRLHLTADGHRRVAEAVWQALGLEPADDWRAELAPALPTGWLMRRTGDARFARQHLGPWIGRRLTGRSSGDGRPPKRPELLPYEPLPGDAGVRHERA; from the coding sequence ATGGAGAAGAACGCCACGTACACCAGCCTGGTCGCACTCGGGGACTCGTTCACCGAGGGCATGTCGGACCTCCAGCCGGACGGGTCGTACCGGGGCTGGGCGGATCTGCTGGCGGCCCGTCTCGCCGCCCGTACACCCGGTTTCCGCTACGCGAATCTCGCCGTACGCGGCAAGCTCATCGGCCAGATCCTCGACGAGCAGGTGGACGCGGCCGCCGCGATGCGCGCGGACGTGGTGACGCTGGTCGGCGGGCTGAACGACACCCTGCGGCCCAAGTACGACCCGGGTCTGGTCCTCGGGAAGCTGGAGGAGTCGGTCGAGCGGCTGGCACCGGCCTGCGGACGGCTGGTACTGATGCACAGCCCCGTGCGCCGGGGTCCGGTGACGGAACGTTTCAAGTCGCGCTGGGAGAGTCTCTTCACGTTCATCGACGAGCTGGCCGCGCGGCACAACGCGGTGGTGGTCGACCTGTACGGGGCCCGGGTCCTGGGCGAACAGCGCATGTGGGACGCGGACCGGCTGCATCTGACCGCCGACGGCCACCGCAGGGTCGCCGAGGCCGTGTGGCAGGCCCTGGGCCTGGAGCCGGCGGACGACTGGCGCGCGGAGCTGGCTCCCGCGCTGCCCACGGGCTGGCTGATGCGGCGCACCGGGGACGCCAGGTTCGCTCGGCAGCATCTGGGGCCGTGGATCGGCCGCCGGCTGACGGGCCGCTCGTCGGGCGACGGCAGACCGCCGAAGCGGCCGGAGCTGCTGCCGTACGAGCCGCTGCCCGGTGACGCGGGCGTCCGGCACGAGCGGGCGTAG
- a CDS encoding alkaline phosphatase D family protein, which yields MTNSSPSPATDRRTVLRGSLAASAALALPATAAAVAGTVAGAAPAQARSGRPSAEWGVQTGDVTSSSGLVWIRSDRPARMLVETSATESFRRARTWHGPLLGPGTDFTGTTPLRGLPAGEQVHYRVTLADPDDPRRTGEPVYGTFRTAPARRRQGVRFLWSGDIAGQGWGINPDIGGYRAYDDMRRLDPDFFLCSGDTVYADGPLVPSVTLPDGRVWRNLVTEEKSKVAETLDEYRGQFRYNLLDHNVRRFNAQVPTIVQWDDHEVRNNWYPGQILDDVRYQEKNVDVLAARSIQAFGEYFPVPTLRARGEDRRVHRVVRYGPLLDVFVLDMRSFRNANSPGRQADDTTGILGAEQLDWLKRELSRSRAVWKVIAADMPIGLVVPDGTANIEAIAQGDPGAPLGRELQIADLLRYIKHRRITGTVWLTADVHYTSAQHYEPEGAAFKDFAPFWEFVSGPLAAGGFQANALDGTFGPNRVFVQAPDRPNVSPMESPQYFGEVDIDGGSGELTVRLRAEGNKVLFTKVLKPGRVGQ from the coding sequence ATGACGAACAGTTCCCCGAGTCCGGCCACGGACCGCCGCACCGTACTGCGCGGCTCCCTCGCCGCCTCGGCCGCTCTGGCCCTGCCGGCGACCGCCGCCGCCGTCGCCGGGACGGTCGCCGGCGCCGCTCCCGCGCAGGCGCGCTCCGGCCGGCCGAGCGCCGAGTGGGGCGTCCAGACGGGCGATGTCACCTCGTCGTCCGGACTGGTGTGGATCCGCTCCGACCGGCCCGCGCGGATGCTGGTGGAGACCTCGGCGACGGAGTCCTTCCGCCGTGCGCGCACCTGGCACGGTCCGCTGCTGGGCCCCGGCACCGACTTCACGGGCACGACGCCGCTGCGCGGACTGCCCGCCGGTGAGCAGGTGCACTACCGGGTGACGCTCGCCGACCCCGACGACCCCCGGCGTACGGGCGAGCCGGTGTACGGCACGTTCCGTACGGCCCCGGCGCGGCGCCGGCAGGGCGTGCGGTTCCTGTGGTCGGGCGACATCGCCGGCCAGGGATGGGGCATCAACCCGGACATCGGCGGCTATCGCGCGTACGACGACATGCGGCGGCTCGACCCGGACTTCTTCCTGTGCAGCGGCGACACCGTGTACGCGGACGGGCCGCTGGTGCCGTCCGTGACGCTGCCGGACGGGCGGGTCTGGCGCAACCTCGTCACCGAGGAGAAGTCGAAGGTCGCCGAGACGCTGGACGAGTACCGGGGCCAGTTCCGCTACAACCTGCTCGACCACAACGTGCGCCGGTTCAACGCGCAGGTGCCGACGATCGTGCAGTGGGACGACCACGAGGTGCGCAACAACTGGTATCCGGGGCAGATCCTGGACGACGTCCGCTACCAGGAGAAGAACGTCGACGTGCTGGCGGCGCGCTCGATCCAGGCGTTCGGCGAGTACTTCCCGGTGCCGACGCTCCGCGCGCGCGGCGAGGACCGGCGGGTGCACCGGGTGGTGCGGTACGGGCCGCTGCTCGACGTGTTCGTGCTGGACATGCGCTCGTTCCGCAACGCCAACTCCCCCGGCCGGCAGGCCGACGACACGACGGGCATTCTCGGCGCCGAGCAACTGGACTGGCTCAAGCGCGAGTTGTCGCGCTCACGGGCGGTGTGGAAGGTGATCGCCGCCGATATGCCGATCGGTCTGGTCGTGCCGGACGGTACGGCGAACATCGAGGCGATCGCGCAGGGCGACCCGGGCGCGCCGCTGGGGCGGGAGCTCCAGATCGCCGATCTGCTGCGGTACATCAAGCACCGCCGGATCACCGGCACGGTGTGGCTGACGGCGGACGTGCACTACACGTCGGCGCAGCACTACGAGCCGGAGGGGGCGGCGTTCAAGGACTTCGCGCCGTTCTGGGAGTTCGTGTCGGGTCCGCTGGCGGCGGGCGGGTTCCAGGCGAACGCGCTGGACGGGACCTTCGGGCCGAACCGTGTCTTCGTACAGGCTCCGGACCGGCCGAACGTCTCGCCGATGGAGTCGCCGCAGTACTTCGGCGAGGTGGACATCGACGGCGGCAGCGGCGAGTTGACGGTGCGGCTGCGGGCCGAGGGGAACAAGGTGCTGTTCACCAAGGTGCTGAAGCCGGGCCGCGTCGGCCAGTAG
- a CDS encoding GntR family transcriptional regulator, producing the protein MGTTQLETVPEPKYWHLKTVLGEALDSDFAVGEVLPNERDLAARFGVARATLRQALEQLELEGRLQRRRGVGTTVAPPRMGVDVSTTQQEWPGADPDAWQPVDSVIAAPPVAVAKMLGTDTGVEVHTVRRTRVTHGQTVAAELLYVPSQSVPELPAIDIPSGPARARSVLRELQRLGMEGQDRAVELGSARVDDAKELDRLPGAPVLVVTTRYLAGGRTAAVSVATYRADTCRLTFGDTGDVEISHHPDERKAS; encoded by the coding sequence GTGGGGACCACGCAGCTCGAAACGGTGCCGGAGCCCAAGTACTGGCACCTCAAGACCGTGCTCGGCGAGGCACTGGACTCCGACTTCGCGGTCGGTGAGGTGCTGCCCAACGAGCGCGACCTCGCCGCCCGCTTCGGCGTCGCGCGCGCGACGCTCCGCCAGGCGCTCGAACAGCTCGAACTCGAAGGCCGGCTGCAGCGCCGCCGCGGCGTGGGCACGACCGTCGCGCCGCCGCGGATGGGTGTCGACGTGTCGACCACCCAGCAGGAGTGGCCGGGCGCGGACCCGGACGCCTGGCAGCCCGTCGACTCGGTGATCGCCGCGCCGCCCGTCGCCGTGGCGAAGATGCTCGGTACGGACACGGGCGTCGAGGTCCACACGGTCCGCAGGACCCGTGTGACACACGGGCAGACCGTGGCGGCCGAGTTGCTGTACGTCCCCTCGCAGTCGGTGCCCGAGCTGCCCGCCATAGACATCCCGTCCGGCCCCGCCCGCGCGCGCAGCGTGCTGCGCGAGCTCCAGCGGCTCGGCATGGAGGGCCAGGACCGCGCAGTGGAGCTGGGCTCGGCCCGTGTGGACGACGCCAAGGAACTCGACCGGCTGCCCGGCGCGCCCGTGCTCGTCGTCACGACCCGCTACCTCGCCGGTGGCCGTACGGCGGCCGTCTCGGTGGCCACGTACCGCGCCGACACCTGCCGGCTCACCTTCGGTGACACGGGCGACGTCGAAATAAGCCACCACCCGGACGAGCGCAAGGCCTCCTGA
- a CDS encoding hemolysin family protein: MTVIQLLVGLLTLVVNAFFVGAEFALISVRRSQIEPAAEEGDRRARSVLWGLRHVSAMLAAAQLGITLCTLVLGIVAEPAIAHLLEPVFNAVGVPHGVVHPISFVIALALATYLHMLLGEMVPKNIALAEPVRTALILGPALVGLARALRPVIFTVNAFANVLLKLLRVETRDEVSATFSDAELSRMVTDAGDAGLLDDRAAERLHDALELGRRPVRDVVMPLDQVVTARVGITPVELEALAAETGFSRFPVVDESRRILGYLHVKDALDAMPRDEPLPVSGMRAIAQVRADTPLDDVLTAMRRSRTHLAAVQDEDGRLEGLVTMEDVLRELVGRHSQGT, encoded by the coding sequence ATGACCGTGATCCAGCTGCTCGTCGGACTGCTGACGCTGGTCGTGAACGCCTTCTTCGTCGGGGCGGAGTTCGCCCTGATCTCGGTGCGCCGCAGCCAGATCGAGCCCGCCGCCGAGGAGGGCGACCGGCGCGCGCGCAGCGTCCTGTGGGGCCTGCGGCACGTGTCGGCGATGCTCGCCGCCGCCCAGCTCGGCATCACGCTCTGCACACTGGTGCTCGGCATCGTCGCCGAGCCGGCCATCGCCCATCTGCTGGAGCCGGTCTTCAACGCGGTGGGGGTGCCGCACGGGGTGGTGCACCCGATCTCGTTCGTCATCGCGCTCGCCCTGGCGACGTATCTGCACATGCTGCTCGGCGAGATGGTGCCCAAGAACATCGCGCTCGCCGAGCCGGTGCGTACGGCGCTGATCCTCGGCCCGGCGCTGGTGGGGCTGGCCCGTGCGCTGCGTCCGGTGATCTTCACGGTCAACGCGTTCGCCAATGTGCTGCTGAAGCTCCTGCGCGTCGAGACCAGGGACGAGGTGTCGGCCACGTTCTCCGACGCCGAACTGTCCCGGATGGTCACCGACGCCGGTGACGCCGGGCTCCTCGACGACCGCGCCGCCGAACGGCTGCACGACGCGCTGGAGCTGGGGCGCAGGCCCGTACGGGACGTGGTCATGCCGCTGGACCAGGTCGTGACGGCGCGGGTGGGCATCACACCCGTCGAGCTGGAGGCGCTGGCGGCCGAGACCGGATTCTCCCGTTTCCCGGTCGTGGACGAGTCCCGGCGGATCCTCGGCTACCTCCATGTCAAGGACGCCCTGGACGCGATGCCGCGCGACGAGCCGCTGCCGGTCTCCGGGATGCGGGCGATCGCCCAGGTGCGGGCGGACACCCCGCTCGACGACGTGCTGACGGCGATGCGCCGCAGCCGTACGCATCTGGCCGCCGTGCAGGACGAGGACGGCAGGCTGGAGGGTCTGGTGACCATGGAGGACGTACTGCGTGAGCTGGTCGGGAGGCATTCGCAGGGGACCTGA
- the purB gene encoding adenylosuccinate lyase: protein MTAASVKPRIPNVLAGRYASAELAVLWSPEQKVRLERQLWLAVLRAQRDLGIEVPESALADYERVLDQVDLASIAEREKVTRHDVKARIEEFNALAGHEQVHKGMTSRDLTENVEQLQVRLSLELMRDRTVAVLARLGKLSGEYAELVMAGRSHNVAAQATTLGKRFATAADELLVAYGRLEDLLARYPLRGIKGPVGTAQDMLDLLGGDAAKLAELESRIAGHLGFGHAFTSVGQVYPRSLDYDVVTALVQLAAGPSSVAKTIRLMAGHELVTEGFKPGQVGSSAMPHKMNTRSCERVNGLMVILRGYASMTGELAGDQWNEGDVSCSVVRRVALPDAFFAFDGLLETFLTVLDEFGAFPAVVARELDRYLPFLATTKVLMAAVRAGVGREAAHEVIKEHAVASALAMRERGAERNELLDKLAADERMPLDRAQLDGLMADKLSFTGAAGDQVAAVLARIEEIVKRHPVAAGYTPGSIL from the coding sequence GTGACTGCTGCGTCTGTGAAGCCCCGTATCCCCAACGTCCTCGCCGGCCGCTACGCCTCGGCGGAGCTCGCCGTGCTCTGGTCCCCCGAGCAGAAGGTGAGGCTGGAGCGGCAGCTGTGGCTCGCCGTGCTTCGGGCCCAGCGGGATCTCGGTATCGAGGTGCCCGAGTCCGCCCTCGCCGACTACGAGCGGGTGCTCGACCAGGTCGATCTGGCGTCGATCGCCGAGCGCGAGAAGGTCACGCGCCACGACGTGAAGGCGCGTATCGAGGAGTTCAACGCGCTCGCCGGTCATGAGCAGGTCCACAAGGGCATGACGTCGCGGGATCTGACGGAGAACGTCGAGCAGTTGCAGGTCCGGCTCTCGCTGGAGCTGATGCGTGACCGTACGGTGGCGGTGCTCGCGCGCCTGGGGAAGCTCTCCGGGGAGTACGCGGAGCTGGTCATGGCGGGCCGCTCGCACAATGTCGCCGCGCAGGCGACCACCCTCGGCAAGCGCTTCGCGACGGCGGCCGACGAGCTGCTGGTCGCCTACGGCCGCCTCGAGGACCTGCTCGCCCGCTACCCGCTGCGCGGGATCAAGGGCCCGGTCGGTACGGCGCAGGACATGCTCGACCTGCTCGGCGGTGACGCGGCGAAGCTCGCGGAACTGGAGTCCCGGATCGCCGGACATCTGGGCTTCGGACACGCCTTCACCTCGGTCGGCCAGGTGTATCCGCGTTCGCTGGACTACGACGTGGTGACCGCGCTGGTGCAGCTCGCCGCCGGTCCCTCCTCGGTGGCGAAGACGATCCGGCTGATGGCCGGGCACGAGCTGGTCACCGAGGGCTTCAAGCCGGGCCAGGTCGGTTCGTCGGCGATGCCGCACAAGATGAACACCCGCTCCTGCGAGCGCGTCAACGGGCTGATGGTGATTCTGCGCGGCTACGCGTCGATGACGGGCGAGCTGGCCGGTGACCAGTGGAACGAGGGCGACGTGTCGTGCTCCGTCGTCCGCCGGGTGGCGCTGCCGGACGCGTTCTTCGCCTTCGACGGGCTGCTGGAGACGTTCCTGACGGTCCTCGACGAGTTCGGCGCGTTCCCGGCGGTCGTGGCCCGCGAGCTGGACCGCTACCTGCCGTTCCTGGCGACGACGAAGGTCCTGATGGCCGCCGTACGCGCGGGGGTCGGCCGGGAGGCCGCGCACGAGGTCATCAAGGAGCACGCCGTCGCGTCGGCGCTCGCGATGCGCGAGCGTGGCGCGGAGCGCAACGAACTGCTGGACAAGCTCGCGGCCGACGAGCGGATGCCGCTGGACCGGGCGCAGTTGGACGGGCTGATGGCCGACAAGCTGTCGTTCACGGGTGCGGCCGGCGACCAGGTGGCCGCCGTGCTCGCCCGGATCGAGGAGATCGTGAAGCGGCACCCCGTGGCCGCCGGATACACGCCCGGGTCGATCCTCTGA
- the mug gene encoding G/U mismatch-specific DNA glycosylase, whose protein sequence is MKPEELAAARDRVIPDVVAADLGVLFCGINPGLMSAATGHHFARPGNRFWPVLRLSGFTPRQLAPSEQGELPAYGLGITNVVARATARADELSDEEFREGGRILVAKVERLRPRWLAVVGITAYRTAFDDRSAAIGPQKQTIGATRIWALPNPSGLNAHWTAETMAEEFGRLRVAAEMPDRTAS, encoded by the coding sequence GTGAAGCCCGAGGAGCTGGCCGCCGCCCGCGACCGCGTCATTCCCGACGTGGTCGCGGCGGATCTGGGCGTGCTCTTCTGCGGGATCAACCCCGGTCTGATGTCGGCGGCGACGGGCCACCACTTCGCCCGGCCGGGTAACCGTTTCTGGCCGGTGCTGCGGCTCTCGGGCTTCACCCCGCGCCAGCTCGCGCCGTCCGAGCAGGGCGAGTTGCCGGCGTACGGCCTCGGCATCACCAACGTCGTGGCACGGGCGACGGCACGGGCCGACGAGCTGAGCGACGAGGAGTTCCGGGAGGGCGGCCGGATCCTGGTGGCGAAGGTGGAGCGGCTGCGGCCGCGCTGGCTGGCGGTCGTCGGCATCACCGCGTACCGCACGGCGTTCGACGACCGGTCGGCGGCGATCGGCCCGCAGAAGCAGACGATAGGCGCCACCCGCATCTGGGCACTGCCCAACCCGAGCGGTCTGAACGCGCACTGGACGGCGGAGACGATGGCGGAGGAGTTCGGCCGACTGCGCGTGGCGGCGGAGATGCCGGACAGGACCGCGTCTTAG
- a CDS encoding DMT family transporter — protein MTATPRGNSLTGMLLAAFACTLVGASFTANSVLGDYPYAGGQALRYGIACLLLLPLVARGAAAPLRALTRRQWGRLAAVAGVGMVGFNLSVIAAERTAEPAVPGVFVGCAPVVVAVLFPLLGRRRPARAVVYGALLVAVGAFTVQGWGRTDAAGIAWSVAALVGEVGFAVLAVPVLRPLGPKLLSATVAGVAAIESTIAGLVLDGTGFVRVPTGEEAVALGWQAAVVTVVGFICWYMGMQRIGAERATLFSGLIPVAAALTAPVVGTGAYGPAQAAGSLLVGVGVALGSGAFRARVAALPVAENERVPAP, from the coding sequence ATGACAGCCACACCCCGGGGCAACTCCCTGACCGGCATGCTTCTCGCCGCCTTCGCCTGCACGCTCGTCGGTGCCTCGTTCACCGCCAACAGCGTCCTCGGCGACTACCCGTACGCCGGCGGCCAGGCCCTGCGCTACGGCATCGCCTGTCTGCTGCTCCTCCCGCTCGTCGCCCGGGGCGCCGCCGCGCCCCTGCGCGCCCTGACCCGCCGGCAGTGGGGCCGGCTGGCCGCCGTCGCCGGGGTCGGCATGGTCGGCTTCAACCTGTCCGTCATCGCCGCCGAACGCACCGCGGAGCCCGCCGTGCCCGGAGTCTTCGTCGGCTGCGCGCCGGTCGTCGTCGCCGTCCTCTTCCCCCTGCTCGGCCGGCGCCGCCCCGCGCGCGCCGTCGTGTACGGCGCGCTGCTGGTCGCCGTCGGCGCGTTCACCGTCCAGGGCTGGGGGCGTACGGACGCGGCCGGCATCGCCTGGTCGGTCGCCGCGCTCGTCGGCGAGGTCGGCTTCGCCGTACTGGCCGTACCGGTACTGCGTCCGCTCGGACCCAAGCTGCTCTCCGCGACGGTGGCCGGCGTCGCCGCGATCGAGTCCACGATCGCCGGACTCGTCCTGGACGGAACCGGGTTCGTGCGCGTCCCCACCGGCGAGGAGGCGGTCGCGCTCGGCTGGCAGGCGGCTGTGGTGACGGTGGTCGGGTTCATCTGCTGGTACATGGGCATGCAGCGCATCGGCGCGGAGCGGGCCACGCTCTTTTCCGGCCTCATCCCGGTGGCGGCGGCGCTCACCGCGCCCGTGGTGGGCACGGGGGCGTACGGCCCCGCGCAGGCCGCCGGAAGCCTGCTCGTGGGCGTCGGTGTGGCGCTCGGCTCCGGGGCGTTCCGGGCACGCGTGGCCGCTCTGCCGGTCGCGGAGAACGAGCGCGTCCCCGCGCCCTGA
- a CDS encoding PLP-dependent aminotransferase family protein codes for MTVSGTTSGDGAAGRGHGAAAGSRTAWTEAWDVLLASAPARRRGRVLQSALREAVRSGRLAAGTRLPSSRELAADLGVSRGLVTDAYEQLTAEGYLRSGHGSGTWVGDAVRAAAPAVRDRAPHPPGARADFVPGTPDLSLFPRAAWGAAHRAVLARLPHRALGYPDPRGLPELRTALAALLTRRRGVVADPERLLVCSGVAQAMTLLGFALHRRGARTVGVEDPGSPENVAVLGSAGLRSVPLPVDCEGLVPGAAARAGVRAVVTTPAHQYPSGIAYSAARRTELLDWARSVDGFVLEDDYDGDFRYDRAPVGALQGLDPERVAYMGSVSKSMAPGLRIGWLLAPEELTEELVERKRTMDLGNPVLEQALLADFVEQGGYDRHLRRCRLAYQRRRDTLIAALDEHFPGTEVSGIAAGLHIIALLPGRYGPEVRFLERAAAAGVALRALAYHGTARPDDGRVRLVMGYAHQSPSDITRGVRLLAEAVGRD; via the coding sequence ATGACGGTATCGGGAACCACTTCGGGTGACGGCGCAGCCGGTCGCGGGCACGGGGCGGCCGCCGGGTCGCGTACCGCGTGGACCGAGGCGTGGGACGTGCTGCTCGCGTCCGCGCCGGCCCGCCGCCGTGGGCGCGTGCTCCAGTCGGCCCTGCGTGAGGCGGTGCGGTCGGGGCGGCTGGCGGCGGGCACCCGGCTGCCGTCGAGCCGTGAACTCGCCGCCGATCTCGGTGTGTCGCGCGGCCTGGTCACCGACGCGTACGAACAGCTCACGGCCGAGGGCTATCTGCGCAGCGGTCACGGCTCGGGGACCTGGGTGGGTGACGCCGTGCGGGCGGCGGCCCCGGCCGTGCGTGACCGGGCGCCCCATCCACCGGGCGCGCGGGCGGACTTCGTGCCCGGTACGCCGGACCTCTCGCTCTTCCCGCGCGCCGCGTGGGGCGCCGCGCACCGGGCCGTACTGGCGCGGCTGCCGCACCGGGCGCTCGGCTATCCGGATCCGCGGGGTCTGCCGGAGCTGCGTACGGCGCTGGCGGCGCTGCTGACCCGGCGGCGGGGGGTGGTGGCCGATCCGGAGCGGCTGCTGGTCTGTTCGGGGGTGGCGCAGGCGATGACGCTGCTCGGGTTCGCGCTGCACCGGCGCGGGGCGCGCACCGTGGGTGTCGAGGACCCCGGCAGCCCGGAGAACGTCGCGGTGCTCGGCTCGGCCGGGCTGCGTTCGGTCCCGCTGCCGGTGGACTGCGAGGGTCTGGTGCCGGGCGCGGCGGCGCGGGCGGGTGTACGCGCGGTGGTGACGACCCCGGCGCATCAGTACCCGTCAGGTATCGCCTACTCGGCGGCGCGCAGGACCGAACTCCTGGACTGGGCACGGTCGGTGGACGGTTTCGTCCTGGAGGACGACTACGACGGGGACTTCCGTTACGACCGGGCCCCGGTCGGCGCGTTGCAGGGCCTGGATCCGGAGCGCGTGGCGTACATGGGCTCGGTCAGCAAGTCGATGGCGCCGGGGCTGCGGATCGGCTGGCTGCTGGCGCCGGAGGAGCTGACCGAGGAACTGGTCGAGCGCAAGCGCACGATGGACCTCGGCAATCCCGTACTGGAGCAGGCGCTGCTCGCCGACTTCGTCGAACAGGGCGGTTACGACCGCCACTTGCGCCGCTGCCGACTGGCGTACCAGCGGCGCAGGGACACCCTGATCGCGGCGCTGGACGAGCACTTCCCCGGCACCGAGGTCAGCGGAATCGCGGCGGGTCTGCACATCATCGCGCTGCTGCCGGGGCGTTACGGCCCCGAGGTGCGGTTCCTGGAGCGGGCGGCGGCGGCCGGTGTCGCGCTGCGCGCGCTGGCGTACCACGGGACGGCTCGGCCGGACGACGGCCGGGTGCGGCTGGTCATGGGGTACGCGCACCAGTCGCCGTCGGACATCACGCGCGGGGTGCGGCTGCTGGCCGAGGCGGTCGGGCGGGACTGA